The genomic stretch AAAGAGTTTTGGGGAAGATGGCATATATCATTATCTACTTGGTTTAGAGATTATCTTTATATACCTTTAGGCGGAAACAGATGCTCAAAATTAAGAAGAAGTTTTAATATATTAGTAACTTTTCTTGTAAGCGGTTTATGGCATGGAGCTAATTTTACATTTATAGCTTGGGGTGCTATTCATGGTATATGCTATTTAATAGAAGATATTACTTCAAAGTTTAGAAATAATGTTTTAAATAAATTTGGAGTGAAGGTGAAAAGTTTCAGTTTTAAACTTCTTGAAGTGATTATTACATTTATAATAGTAGATTTAGCTTGGATATTTTTTAGGGCAGAAACTATACATGACGCATTTTATTATATAAAGAGAATGTTTACTAAAATAGATTTATGGCGTTTGTTTGACGGCTCTTTATATAAATTGGGACTAGACAGTTTTGAAATGAATATACTTATAATATCTTTGATAGTGTTATTTTTAGCTGATGTTATTAAGTATATAAAGAAAGAAACTATTTATGAGTTTTTAAAAAATCAATGCTTGTATTTCAGATGGGCTGTAATATTTTTCTTGTTATTTTTTATAATCATATACGGCAAATATGGTGCAGGCTTTGATCCTAAGCAGTTTATATATTTTCAGTTTTAGGAGGCATTATATATAGTATAAGAGTTTTATTAATTATTTATATAGAATTTTGATATAAAGTTGCGATATATTTATAAACTTAAACATTTTTAGTATATATATAAACAAGTACAGTTTGTCAAAAAATTAATTTTTTAAATTTATTATTTGTGGGGACTAGCCCCCACACCCCCAGTTCTTTTGTTGACACAAAGAACCATACGCTGTACACCTTCGGTGAAAGAACTGCATTTTTAGACTAAATTTAGTATATATACTGTATTTAATACATATATCTAAAATATAAAGTTCTATCAATTCCATTTTTATTAACTTTTTTGTGCTGCAAAAAAGTTTTTTGCCAAAGGCACGTAGAGAGAGGTGGACTTTGTAAAATGCAATTCTTCGCGAAGCGTATCGAGTTTATAGAGAATATAAGGTTCTTTTTATAACACGCCATAGCTAACGGTCGCAGGCGGACAGACGTCATAAAAGAACTCTACACGTACGTGTGGGACTATTAAAAACAAAATATGATTTTATTTTTGATAAACTATGTTTGTTTATATATATATTGAGTTTAAATATAAAAAAATAATAGGCTATTTAAAATATGATAAAAAACACATTAAAAATTATTTGCTTTATAGCTGTATTTATTGCATTACTCTGGACTTTAAGCAGAGTATTAAGATTTAAAAATGAGAATGGTATATATCAAGGCGACAGTTTTTATGAACAGAAAACTAACAGCATAGATTTACTTATTCTTGGAAGCAGTCATGTACACTATAATATTAATCCGGCTGCTTTATATAATGAGTATGGAATTGCCGCTTATAATTTTACATCTGGAAGCCAGCCTATATGGAGTACTTATCATTATTTAATAGAAGCTTTAAAATATCAAAAACCTAAATTAATAGCATTAGAGTCTTATATTATAGCAGCAAGCAGAACTAATGTTGTGGATTATCAAATAGTAGCAGCTACTTATGCATTAAGATGGTCTCAAAATAGAATAAACTCTTTAAAAATTACTGCTGCAGATAGATTTGATGAGTTTATTAACCCAATGTATAGATACCATAACAGATATAAAGATTTAAAAGATGAAGACTTTATTCCTTATGCTAATAATTATAATCATTATAAATATTTCAAAGGCTATTCTTTTCATAATAAAACATTTCCTGTTAAAGAGCCTAATATAAGAAATATAAAAGATACTCTGCCTTTACTTGAAGAGCAGGAAACTTATTACAGAAAAATATTAGAGCTTGCTAAAACTAATAATATACCTATAGTGGTTATAGCTTCACCTTTTCCTATGACTGATGATGAGGCTAGACATTTTAACATGGTAGGTGAGATTGCAAAAGAATATGATGTTCCTTTTATGAATTTTAATCATTATTATGATGATTATAATTTGGATTTTTGGACTGATTATAATGATGCTGGACATTTGAATTATAAGGGAGTAGAAAAATATACTTCGTTTTTAGGAAAATATTTAAAAGATAATTTTGATTTGCCGGATAGAAGAGGAGACAGCAATTATAATACTTGGGAGAAAAATGCTTTATATGAATACAATAGAGTTTATGATATGAATCTTAGAGACATAGATAATATTCATAATTACATAACAAAAATAACTAATCTTAATGATTATACCATAGTAATAAATATGCTTGGAGAATACAATACCAATGATAAAGTTGTAAGGAGTTTATATTCTAATTTTAATATAACCAATGAAATGTATACCAACAATATTTCTTATGTTATAGATAAAAATAAGTTAGTATTTTCTTCAATGGGTGAAACTAATTATCTTTATCATAAAGAGCTTAATAAATATAATGATTTAGTAGTTGAAAATGGAAACAGAATAATGATAAGCAGGAGCAATTTAAGAAAAACCACTAATGGAGTTAACATAATAGTGTATGACAATATAACTTCAGAAGTAGTTGATTTCTTTGGTCTTCCTTATACTAATGATATGATAAGAGAAGTAATAGAGAGAGATTATTAATAAATCAATATTTTTATCGTATATTTAGTAAATTTATTTTTACAAATCAAGCATATTATGTTTTCGGTTGCATATTTTGTTTTAATGCCAACTATATATAGTTTACATAATATATATACTCTTTATAATCTTAAATAATTAATTAAGAATAAATTTAAGGAGTTTTTTTATGATGCTAGGAAGTTTTGAAATAAATGTAAAACAAAAAAATGACATACCAGAAGACATTGAAGATATTTTTAAAAAGGCAACGAATTTATTAGGAGTACGCAGAGAATTAATGCTTTATCTAGGAAAACAGGTAGTTCATGGTATAAATCATGCATATATATCCAGAAATGAGCCTTCTGTACTTAATCCCAGACCTTATTATGAATTAATAATAATAAATATTAATGAAACAGGTAAAACTTGTATTGTAAGAAGAGAAACTATATTAGAAAGTTCAGCTTCTCCAATCGGGGGTATAATATGTTCCAGAGAAGATGAAGCTCCTATAAGAATAATTGATTCTATAGATGCTAATAATATGCTTAAATTATTTAAAAAAGGCATGCATAATGTTTTAGGTCTTGATTATGAACCTGAGCTTTACTTAGGACACCAAATAGTTAAAGGCTGCAGCTATTATTATTTGGCACAAGCTTCAAATATAGAAACTAAAACAAACAGCATTAAATTGGTAGTAATCAATCAATTTATGGATGATATTAAAGCTGCAGAGATAAAAGATATATTATAATTATCATACGGCAAAAATAATTAACTTATACTGTTTTAATTAAATAATGCAGTATAAGTTTTTTTATTTATTTAACAATTTTCATAATTTTCTTTCACAAAAAAATATATAGTTTATTCAAAGTATATATGATAAAACTTTATGTAGTTTTTTATAATATAAAGAATAAATAATATAAAACTATATATAATATCATAATTTATATTTTTTTTATTTTTTTAAACTAAAGTATATTTTTTCTAATTTTTGTTATTATTATAAAATGATATTAATTTATATTATAAGTTGAGGATAAACATTGATTAAAAATATTTTATTGATATTGCTGTCGGTATTAGTATTTGTATCGTGTTCAGCGGAAATTATATCGCCAAGCAGCAATTCTTCTATAAATGGCGGCGGCGGCATTGTACCAACAGAAGAAGAGTTAATAGCAAAATATGGCATAGATATAGGTCTTGAAGATTCGATAATAAGCCGAAAGATAGAAGAAAATTTAAAATCCTATTATGAAGAGATGGGTTCTTATAGAGTGATATTTACAGGAACTCCTAAAGATTATATGGGCGGGGCGGAATCTATTTCT from Brachyspira murdochii DSM 12563 encodes the following:
- a CDS encoding SGNH/GDSL hydrolase family protein yields the protein MIKNTLKIICFIAVFIALLWTLSRVLRFKNENGIYQGDSFYEQKTNSIDLLILGSSHVHYNINPAALYNEYGIAAYNFTSGSQPIWSTYHYLIEALKYQKPKLIALESYIIAASRTNVVDYQIVAATYALRWSQNRINSLKITAADRFDEFINPMYRYHNRYKDLKDEDFIPYANNYNHYKYFKGYSFHNKTFPVKEPNIRNIKDTLPLLEEQETYYRKILELAKTNNIPIVVIASPFPMTDDEARHFNMVGEIAKEYDVPFMNFNHYYDDYNLDFWTDYNDAGHLNYKGVEKYTSFLGKYLKDNFDLPDRRGDSNYNTWEKNALYEYNRVYDMNLRDIDNIHNYITKITNLNDYTIVINMLGEYNTNDKVVRSLYSNFNITNEMYTNNISYVIDKNKLVFSSMGETNYLYHKELNKYNDLVVENGNRIMISRSNLRKTTNGVNIIVYDNITSEVVDFFGLPYTNDMIREVIERDY